In a genomic window of Candidatus Marinarcus aquaticus:
- a CDS encoding ABC-type transport auxiliary lipoprotein family protein has product MKHYAILLILLLLTGCSVKNSPTFNTYAIDFHTQSKTSKTINKTIFINQPYINGAFATKNIFYTTKAYEYDAYAKNRWIDFPSSMLQLQLTQAFAQAKLFKHQSMSSSRLTPDIYLNTVVNKMYHLHERGESYAMLSMSFELIEKGNLLLSKQINRRLKCKENTPYGYVQALNEVLKMSIEELIKEVANTSL; this is encoded by the coding sequence ATGAAACATTATGCAATATTATTAATACTGTTGTTATTGACAGGATGCTCAGTTAAAAACAGTCCTACATTCAACACCTATGCCATTGACTTTCATACACAAAGCAAGACAAGCAAAACCATAAATAAAACCATTTTTATTAATCAGCCTTATATCAATGGAGCATTTGCTACTAAAAATATCTTTTATACCACCAAAGCGTATGAATATGATGCGTATGCAAAGAACCGTTGGATTGATTTTCCCTCTTCCATGCTACAACTGCAACTCACACAAGCCTTTGCTCAAGCTAAACTGTTTAAACATCAAAGCATGAGCAGTTCACGCCTTACTCCTGATATCTATTTAAATACGGTGGTCAATAAAATGTATCATCTGCATGAGAGGGGTGAATCCTATGCCATGCTTTCAATGAGTTTTGAGCTTATTGAAAAGGGAAATTTACTTTTAAGTAAGCAAATCAACAGACGCTTAAAGTGTAAAGAAAACACACCTTATGGTTACGTACAAGCTCTTAATGAGGTACTTAAAATGTCCATTGAAGAGTTGATTAAAGAGGTTGCTAACACCTCTTTATAG
- the rimK gene encoding 30S ribosomal protein S6--L-glutamate ligase, with protein MRVYILSRNKSLYSTQRLVEAAEEKGWEVRVIDYLKCSIEIMKNELKINYLGKELPVPDAIIPRIGASRTFYGAAMVRHFEMMDVFTVTGSLAIKRSRDKLRSLQILSKNGVDMPKTVFASNKSNAKDVIELSGGAPLVLKILEGTQGVGVVLVDSEKAAKSVLDAFYGMDVNLLVQEYIEEAGGADIRAFIVGGEVVGAMKRQGAEGDFRSNLHQGGSASAYKLNRKEKATALAAAKAMGLGICGVDMIPSKRGPLVMEVNSSPGLEGIEASTKIDIAGKIMEFIEKNAIDKSANGTKKRRRIKKDNIGA; from the coding sequence ATGCGAGTCTATATTTTATCAAGAAATAAAAGTTTGTATTCTACCCAACGTTTGGTTGAAGCAGCAGAAGAAAAAGGTTGGGAAGTTCGTGTTATTGACTATTTAAAGTGCAGTATTGAAATCATGAAAAATGAGTTGAAAATCAACTATTTAGGGAAAGAGTTACCCGTACCTGATGCGATTATTCCAAGAATTGGTGCGAGTAGAACGTTTTATGGAGCAGCGATGGTGCGACACTTTGAGATGATGGATGTCTTTACAGTTACAGGAAGTTTGGCCATTAAACGAAGCCGAGATAAACTGCGAAGCCTTCAAATCTTGTCTAAAAATGGTGTGGATATGCCAAAGACCGTTTTTGCTTCAAATAAATCAAATGCCAAAGACGTCATTGAGTTAAGTGGTGGTGCACCGTTGGTTCTAAAAATTTTAGAAGGCACACAAGGGGTTGGAGTGGTTTTAGTTGACAGTGAAAAAGCGGCTAAATCTGTTCTGGATGCTTTTTATGGGATGGATGTAAATTTACTGGTTCAAGAGTACATTGAAGAAGCAGGAGGAGCAGATATTCGAGCTTTTATTGTAGGTGGTGAAGTCGTTGGTGCCATGAAACGACAGGGAGCTGAAGGGGACTTTAGGTCTAATTTACACCAAGGAGGCAGTGCCTCTGCTTATAAACTCAATCGAAAAGAGAAAGCCACGGCATTGGCTGCAGCCAAAGCAATGGGCTTAGGTATTTGTGGGGTGGATATGATCCCATCTAAAAGAGGTCCACTGGTCATGGAAGTGAACTCATCTCCTGGTTTAGAAGGAATTGAGGCATCAACAAAGATTGATATTGCAGGAAAAATTATGGAGTTCATTGAGAAAAATGCCATTGATAAATCGGCTAATGGAACGAAAAAAAGACGACGAATTAAAAAAGATAACATTGGAGCATAA
- a CDS encoding succinylglutamate desuccinylase/aspartoacylase family protein has product MTKLIIGGVEILKGSRQTLNIELPKLYNTPTNLPVRVIRGKKDGPTVFISAAIHGDELNGIEIIRRIRKLKILSRLKGTLILVPIVNVYGIMTLSRYLPDRRDLNRSFPGSTRGSLASRVAKIFFDEIVSKCDLGIDLHTASIHKSNLPQVRTNLNNEYTFNLAKAFEAPVVLHSELRDGSLRAVAQDRGIPILLYEAGEALRFDETSIRIGVKGIINVLRENGMLPKVQEKKRQRIPVVTRSSQWIRASESGMIRTIKALGDTVQKDEIIAYIDEPLDNNTYEIRSVFDGIIIGKSEIPLVQEGDAVFHIAKFKNLETAENKIEYFSEDAIEYSEFHELNNEEIIE; this is encoded by the coding sequence ATGACTAAATTGATTATTGGTGGGGTTGAGATTTTAAAAGGAAGTCGTCAAACGCTCAATATTGAGTTACCTAAATTGTATAATACACCAACAAATTTACCCGTGCGTGTGATACGAGGGAAAAAAGATGGCCCCACCGTATTTATCAGTGCCGCCATTCATGGAGATGAACTCAATGGTATTGAAATCATTCGACGTATTCGAAAGCTGAAGATTTTAAGTCGTTTAAAAGGCACACTGATTCTTGTTCCTATTGTCAATGTCTATGGTATCATGACGCTTTCACGCTATTTGCCTGACCGACGGGATTTAAATCGAAGTTTTCCTGGAAGTACACGTGGTTCATTGGCCAGTCGTGTGGCAAAAATTTTTTTTGATGAGATTGTCAGCAAGTGTGATTTGGGAATCGATTTGCACACGGCATCCATTCATAAGTCAAACTTACCACAAGTGCGTACAAACTTGAACAATGAATATACCTTTAATTTGGCCAAAGCCTTTGAAGCACCTGTGGTATTGCACTCAGAGTTACGTGATGGTTCTTTAAGAGCGGTGGCTCAAGACAGAGGTATTCCTATCTTACTTTATGAAGCAGGGGAAGCATTGCGATTTGATGAAACCAGTATTCGAATCGGGGTAAAAGGTATCATCAATGTTTTAAGAGAAAACGGTATGTTGCCTAAAGTGCAAGAGAAAAAGCGACAACGCATCCCTGTAGTTACACGAAGCAGTCAATGGATACGAGCGAGTGAAAGTGGCATGATTCGTACGATTAAAGCTTTGGGAGATACCGTACAAAAAGATGAAATCATTGCTTATATTGACGAACCTTTGGACAATAACACGTATGAAATACGTTCGGTTTTTGATGGTATCATCATTGGCAAATCAGAGATTCCGCTTGTTCAAGAAGGGGATGCCGTTTTTCATATTGCAAAGTTTAAAAACCTCGAAACGGCTGAAAATAAAATAGAATATTTCAGTGAAGATGCGATTGAATACAGTGAGTTTCATGAACTCAATAATGAAGAGATTATTGAATAA
- a CDS encoding MlaD family protein: protein MDSQINFSKIGFFVITLFILMLAFIFWLGKYGFEQQKFDTYSIFFTESVSGLNIESPIKYKGFEVGTVSDIKINPNNSEQIQIEIKINKGTPIKEDNVAVLGTLGLTGLRYIELKGGNQEAKPLQANEEGLKVIPSKASMIATLEDSTEDITKELTEVLIRTKKLFADENLQHISMMIENGAKSMKNLEVFTQYLNKKEEHLDRLIQSIIELSQTSGASFESMNSSAQSVQASAQALKKVSTVLSAELQKGTYDIKAISHESFSKLNMALDALDKTLLQTQELVESLKESPSDILFKEKPIKYGPGE from the coding sequence ATGGATTCTCAAATAAATTTTTCTAAAATTGGTTTTTTTGTTATTACTCTTTTTATTTTGATGTTGGCTTTTATTTTTTGGTTGGGGAAATACGGATTTGAACAACAAAAATTTGACACCTATTCAATCTTTTTTACAGAGTCTGTTTCTGGTTTAAATATTGAATCCCCTATTAAATATAAAGGGTTTGAAGTGGGTACGGTCAGTGATATTAAAATCAATCCCAATAACTCAGAACAGATTCAAATTGAGATAAAAATCAATAAAGGTACCCCTATAAAAGAGGACAATGTAGCCGTTTTAGGCACACTTGGATTAACGGGTTTACGATATATTGAACTTAAAGGTGGAAACCAAGAAGCCAAACCTTTACAAGCGAATGAAGAGGGTTTAAAAGTGATTCCTTCTAAAGCCTCTATGATTGCAACACTCGAAGACTCGACAGAAGATATTACCAAAGAGTTAACGGAAGTTTTAATACGAACCAAAAAACTCTTTGCAGATGAGAACCTCCAACACATCTCAATGATGATTGAAAATGGGGCTAAAAGCATGAAAAATCTTGAAGTTTTCACACAGTATCTTAATAAAAAAGAGGAACATTTGGACCGTTTGATTCAAAGTATTATTGAATTAAGCCAAACCAGCGGTGCCTCTTTTGAAAGCATGAACTCTTCAGCACAAAGTGTACAAGCCTCTGCGCAAGCACTGAAAAAGGTTTCAACCGTTTTATCTGCTGAGTTACAAAAAGGCACCTATGATATCAAAGCCATCTCTCATGAAAGCTTTTCAAAACTCAACATGGCTTTAGATGCTTTAGATAAAACACTGCTTCAAACCCAAGAGCTCGTAGAGAGTCTAAAAGAGAGCCCAAGCGATATTCTTTTTAAAGAGAAACCAATTAAATATGGTCCAGGAGAGTAA
- a CDS encoding tRNA pseudouridine(13) synthase TruD: MTRTFIQDYTPLHFKFYQNVDDFIVEEEPITFTNKGNFLILKIRKKNLGTWDLIEKLSKGLNIYDHEIGYAGLKDKNATTTQYISIPRKYAKDIKKFRHNKIEILESFLHKTKLNIGDLKGNTFTIRLHEVKPKIVPMIEKRVKEIAKIGLPNFFGFQRFGKDIEQNLEKAQKIIYGDLKIRDRKLEKMLISAYQSDFFNKWLSKRVELSKEEFKLLDGDVMMQLDNDKLFTPKQITPEIIKDFKAHKIVPTGLLCGRNVFKSMGEARKLEAQFDDTYIQEKGLRRPAIVFITNQSVSYNEEEQTCTLRFTLPKAAYATVLIENILNTNIKL, translated from the coding sequence ATGACGCGAACCTTTATCCAAGACTATACCCCACTTCATTTCAAGTTTTATCAAAACGTGGATGACTTTATCGTTGAAGAAGAACCCATTACGTTTACCAATAAAGGGAATTTTCTTATTTTAAAAATACGAAAGAAGAATTTGGGTACGTGGGATTTAATAGAGAAGCTCTCAAAGGGACTTAACATCTATGATCATGAGATAGGTTATGCGGGGCTAAAAGATAAAAATGCAACCACCACACAATACATCTCCATACCAAGAAAATATGCCAAAGATATTAAAAAATTCAGACACAATAAAATTGAGATATTGGAGAGCTTTTTACATAAAACCAAGCTCAATATAGGGGATTTAAAAGGCAATACTTTTACGATTCGATTGCATGAAGTTAAACCAAAAATTGTACCTATGATTGAAAAAAGAGTCAAAGAGATAGCCAAGATAGGATTGCCAAACTTCTTTGGTTTTCAACGATTTGGAAAAGATATTGAACAAAACTTAGAAAAAGCACAAAAAATCATCTATGGTGACTTAAAGATACGAGACAGAAAACTGGAAAAGATGTTGATTTCGGCGTATCAAAGTGATTTCTTTAATAAATGGTTGTCCAAAAGAGTTGAGCTTTCAAAAGAGGAGTTTAAACTGCTGGATGGTGATGTGATGATGCAGTTAGACAATGATAAGCTCTTTACTCCAAAGCAAATAACACCAGAAATCATCAAAGATTTTAAAGCACATAAAATTGTACCAACAGGGTTGTTGTGTGGAAGAAATGTCTTTAAAAGTATGGGAGAAGCCAGAAAGCTTGAAGCGCAGTTTGATGATACCTATATTCAAGAAAAAGGCTTAAGACGACCGGCGATTGTTTTTATTACAAATCAAAGTGTTTCATACAATGAAGAAGAGCAGACGTGTACGTTGAGATTTACTTTGCCTAAAGCAGCTTATGCTACGGTACTAATAGAAAATATACTCAATACCAATATCAAACTATAA
- a CDS encoding cryptochrome/photolyase family protein, translated as MKQILWFRRDLRITDSALLAHATGEVLPIFIFDEHILKNLPKEDKRVTFIYESVLALKKQLQTLGLDLAIFYGKPEDIFSKLVQQGFDEVLCSIDYDAYAIQRDKTIESILPMHRFLDSFILDPKEHFKKDGTPYKVFTPFYNALEPLHSALKLEEYQYSNACIKASFDYDNTPLLEELGFVKTTLPAFLYQSAHELLEAFSLKIALYEKERDFFHIDATSKLSVHLRFGLISPKEVFNYVKTLAPTSGAACFIKELFWREFYNYILYHFPYSEFENFNGQILKWPNSDQAYEKWCNAQTGVPIVDAAMRCLNETGCMHNRLRMIVASFATKNLLIPWKRCEAYFALKLLDYEACSNVGSWQWAASTGADSVPYFRLFNPYLQSKKFDKEGQFIKHYLPELQECDAKLFHIENGLKQNLFLEYPPLLIGIAYSRERALQFYKRVNTTKP; from the coding sequence GTGAAGCAAATCTTATGGTTCAGACGAGATTTACGTATCACTGACAGTGCACTTTTAGCACACGCAACAGGAGAAGTACTTCCTATTTTTATCTTTGATGAACATATTTTAAAAAATCTTCCCAAAGAGGATAAACGTGTTACGTTTATTTATGAAAGTGTGTTGGCTTTAAAAAAGCAACTGCAAACATTGGGATTGGATTTGGCTATTTTTTATGGTAAGCCTGAAGATATTTTCAGCAAGTTGGTACAACAAGGTTTTGATGAAGTGTTGTGCTCCATTGATTATGATGCCTATGCCATACAACGAGATAAAACCATTGAGTCTATACTTCCAATGCATCGTTTTTTAGACTCTTTTATCCTTGACCCCAAAGAGCACTTCAAAAAAGATGGCACCCCTTATAAAGTATTTACCCCTTTTTACAATGCACTTGAACCACTGCATAGTGCACTTAAATTAGAAGAGTACCAATATTCAAATGCATGCATTAAAGCTTCATTTGATTATGACAACACTCCTTTATTAGAAGAGTTGGGGTTTGTTAAAACCACACTGCCAGCGTTTTTATACCAAAGTGCACATGAACTCTTAGAAGCGTTCTCTTTAAAAATTGCACTTTATGAAAAAGAGCGAGACTTTTTCCATATTGATGCCACTTCAAAACTCTCTGTGCATTTACGTTTTGGCTTGATTTCACCCAAAGAAGTCTTTAATTATGTGAAAACTTTGGCCCCCACTTCAGGTGCCGCTTGTTTTATCAAAGAGCTTTTTTGGAGAGAGTTTTATAACTACATACTCTATCATTTCCCTTACAGTGAATTTGAAAACTTTAACGGGCAAATTTTGAAATGGCCCAACAGTGATCAAGCGTATGAGAAGTGGTGCAATGCACAAACGGGTGTGCCTATTGTGGATGCTGCCATGCGATGCTTAAATGAAACGGGTTGCATGCACAACCGTCTTCGTATGATTGTGGCATCGTTTGCAACGAAAAATTTGCTCATACCTTGGAAACGATGTGAAGCCTATTTTGCACTGAAACTTTTAGATTATGAAGCCTGTTCCAATGTCGGATCTTGGCAGTGGGCCGCAAGTACAGGAGCAGACAGTGTGCCTTATTTCCGACTTTTTAATCCCTATTTGCAATCAAAAAAATTTGACAAAGAGGGGCAATTTATTAAACACTATTTACCTGAACTACAAGAGTGTGATGCAAAGCTTTTTCATATAGAAAATGGTTTAAAACAAAACCTTTTTTTAGAATACCCACCTTTATTGATTGGCATCGCGTATTCTCGTGAGAGAGCACTGCAATTTTATAAAAGAGTAAACACAACAAAGCCCTAG
- a CDS encoding mechanosensitive ion channel domain-containing protein, whose protein sequence is MEKNIVLTLVLLVSTIIMLSGSKYFLRKIGNTKRVNAKRVFYISKSINVIVIVVALFLAAAIWSMNFDGILIFISSIFAVIGIALFAQWSILSNLTSSIIIFFTFPARVGERIKIVDGDNSITGKIVEISLFQIHIANEEGDLVIYPNNLFIQKPIIKINKKQNKEVKPIKKVKKNDDSKT, encoded by the coding sequence ATGGAAAAAAATATTGTTTTAACATTGGTTTTATTGGTATCCACGATTATCATGCTCAGTGGTTCAAAATATTTTTTGCGTAAGATTGGAAATACAAAAAGAGTCAATGCAAAAAGAGTTTTTTATATCTCAAAATCGATCAATGTCATTGTCATTGTGGTGGCACTTTTTTTAGCTGCGGCCATTTGGAGTATGAACTTTGATGGTATTTTGATTTTTATCTCCTCTATTTTTGCTGTCATTGGAATTGCTCTGTTTGCTCAATGGTCGATTTTAAGTAACTTAACTTCCAGTATCATTATCTTTTTTACTTTTCCAGCAAGAGTAGGGGAGCGCATTAAAATAGTTGATGGAGATAACTCGATCACAGGAAAAATTGTGGAAATTTCACTCTTTCAAATACACATTGCCAATGAAGAGGGCGATTTGGTCATTTACCCCAATAATCTCTTTATTCAAAAGCCCATTATTAAAATCAATAAAAAGCAAAACAAAGAGGTGAAACCAATCAAAAAGGTGAAAAAAAATGATGACAGCAAAACTTGA
- a CDS encoding YbgA family protein yields the protein MRIGVSACLLGNMCRYDGAHAKDDFVVNQLQNYFEMVPYCPEAIVFGTPRDTIRLVEFEHQIKVLTNKEQNDVTQVLSDISQSCASQIADENLCGFILKSKSPTCGLERVKVYEPNSHMCEKKGEGLFAKSIKEKYPYLPLEEEGRLQDDWLKENFLMQVFAYKDVHEFLATSPSFNELVKFHTSYKYLIYAKSHEAYKSMGNIVANHEKKSLEEVLTLYKEHFLKAISMKGSIKNTYNVLLHIYGYFKKVISKDEKEEMLKAIDEYKMQIIPLIAVIKIINLYTQRFDMEYLKTQKFLKPYPSELALRSSLKANK from the coding sequence ATGCGTATAGGGGTTTCAGCTTGTTTATTGGGAAATATGTGTCGATATGATGGTGCACATGCTAAAGATGATTTTGTAGTCAATCAACTTCAAAACTATTTTGAGATGGTACCATACTGTCCTGAAGCGATTGTTTTTGGAACACCTCGAGATACAATTCGATTGGTGGAGTTTGAACACCAAATTAAAGTCCTCACCAATAAAGAACAAAATGATGTTACGCAAGTGCTCAGTGATATTTCTCAAAGTTGTGCTTCACAAATTGCCGATGAAAACCTATGTGGTTTTATTTTAAAATCCAAATCTCCCACCTGTGGGTTAGAACGGGTAAAGGTGTATGAACCCAACAGCCATATGTGTGAAAAAAAAGGGGAAGGACTTTTTGCAAAATCGATTAAAGAAAAATACCCCTATTTGCCTTTAGAAGAGGAGGGGCGATTGCAAGATGATTGGCTCAAAGAGAACTTTTTAATGCAAGTGTTTGCTTATAAAGATGTCCATGAGTTTCTGGCAACCTCTCCTTCTTTTAATGAATTGGTGAAATTTCATACAAGTTATAAGTATCTGATTTATGCAAAATCTCATGAAGCGTATAAAAGCATGGGAAACATTGTGGCCAATCATGAAAAAAAGAGTCTAGAAGAGGTGTTGACTTTGTATAAAGAGCATTTCTTAAAAGCCATAAGCATGAAAGGCAGTATTAAAAACACCTATAATGTACTGTTGCATATTTACGGATACTTTAAAAAAGTGATTTCAAAAGATGAGAAAGAGGAGATGCTCAAAGCCATTGATGAGTATAAAATGCAAATCATTCCTCTCATAGCCGTCATTAAAATCATCAATCTTTATACCCAACGATTTGATATGGAGTATCTTAAAACACAGAAATTCTTAAAACCTTATCCCAGTGAACTGGCACTTCGTTCAAGCCTTAAGGCGAATAAGTGA
- a CDS encoding CorA family divalent cation transporter, with protein MMTAKLDKFHLKDIMNEEHPSMFTLHDEYDILIMRLPYRHDDEYTYVSHAFVFTDESYYYYDKNKGSFEDLKSINGVYTLLNRKINLTMQMTDDIYDNIEIIEDGFYESEYLKGFNHVWFSYKNSLIKINRVLNKTIEQLKRFIQNYKREDDFLQINFSDLLEHLERTHRTATHSLEKLDALYNFYVSTSNEKMNRTIYVLTLLSGIFLPLNLIVGFFGMNTTGLPFSQTENGTFSVIVMLGSMGIAAYLLLLLLKRNQT; from the coding sequence ATGATGACAGCAAAACTTGATAAATTTCACTTAAAGGATATCATGAATGAGGAACACCCTTCAATGTTCACTTTGCATGATGAGTATGATATCCTCATCATGAGATTGCCTTATCGACACGATGATGAATATACTTATGTCAGTCATGCCTTTGTCTTCACGGACGAGTCGTACTATTATTATGATAAAAACAAAGGCTCTTTTGAAGATTTAAAATCCATCAATGGGGTTTATACTTTGTTGAATCGAAAAATCAATCTGACCATGCAAATGACCGATGATATTTATGATAACATCGAAATCATTGAAGATGGATTTTATGAGTCAGAATATCTCAAAGGCTTTAATCATGTCTGGTTTTCATATAAAAACTCTTTAATCAAAATCAATCGAGTTTTAAATAAAACCATCGAACAACTCAAACGGTTTATTCAAAATTATAAACGCGAAGATGACTTCTTACAAATCAATTTCAGTGACCTTTTAGAGCATCTAGAGAGAACCCATCGTACGGCCACACACTCTTTAGAGAAACTCGATGCGTTGTATAACTTCTATGTGAGTACCAGCAATGAAAAAATGAACCGTACTATTTATGTGTTGACCCTTCTTTCAGGTATTTTTCTGCCTTTAAATCTGATTGTAGGATTTTTTGGTATGAACACCACAGGTTTGCCTTTTAGTCAGACAGAAAACGGTACCTTTTCTGTTATTGTTATGTTGGGTTCCATGGGAATTGCTGCTTATTTACTCTTGCTTTTATTAAAACGAAATCAAACTTAA
- a CDS encoding ABC transporter ATP-binding protein has product MSIIKVNNLSTKFKENVVHDNISFSIQQGEIFGILGGSGSGKTTLLRQIVMLQKIQKGSIEIFDKNVSKLSLNELEQLKKEYSYLFQFGALYSFLNVIENIGVMLKEYTNLPLDLIDKIAFTHLNMVGLPSKSAFLYPSELSGGMKKRVALARALAMQPKILFLDEPTSGLDPSSTQKFNALIKELKEVLNLTVVIITHDLDTITQVLDRFVLLNQTIAFEGSVQEALQSDDAFVKEFLTQKKE; this is encoded by the coding sequence GAAGTTCAAAGAGAATGTGGTACACGATAACATCTCTTTTTCGATTCAACAAGGGGAGATTTTTGGTATTTTAGGCGGAAGTGGTTCAGGAAAAACCACTCTCCTTCGTCAAATTGTGATGCTGCAAAAAATTCAAAAAGGCTCGATTGAAATTTTTGATAAAAATGTTTCCAAACTCTCACTGAATGAACTGGAACAACTTAAAAAAGAGTACTCTTATCTCTTTCAATTTGGTGCGTTGTACTCTTTTTTAAACGTGATTGAAAACATTGGCGTGATGCTTAAAGAGTACACCAATTTACCGCTTGATTTGATTGATAAAATTGCTTTTACACACCTAAATATGGTAGGTCTTCCAAGTAAAAGTGCTTTTTTATACCCTTCTGAACTCAGTGGAGGAATGAAAAAACGAGTGGCTTTAGCAAGGGCTTTAGCAATGCAACCTAAAATTCTTTTTTTAGATGAACCCACCAGTGGGTTGGACCCTTCAAGTACACAAAAGTTTAATGCCTTAATCAAAGAGCTCAAAGAGGTATTAAATTTAACTGTCGTTATAATAACTCACGATTTAGATACAATTACACAAGTTTTAGATCGATTTGTTTTACTGAACCAAACGATTGCATTTGAAGGGTCAGTTCAAGAAGCACTGCAAAGCGATGATGCATTTGTTAAAGAGTTTTTAACACAAAAAAAGGAGTAA
- a CDS encoding ATP-dependent zinc protease, translating into MNDKKIIGRREIVSILELELEDLDAKIDTGADSNALHCDDIFVDDENFVHFKLLDEVHPSYHGKQMKMPLYKLKRVKSSNGETQERPSIKVTVEFFGKKYRSVISLTNRADMKYPMLIGRRFLSKRFLVDVSQDYLTKTYKG; encoded by the coding sequence ATGAACGATAAAAAGATTATAGGTCGAAGAGAGATTGTCTCTATTTTAGAGTTGGAACTTGAAGACCTTGATGCCAAAATTGATACGGGTGCAGATTCAAATGCATTGCATTGTGATGATATTTTTGTTGATGATGAAAACTTTGTACACTTTAAACTATTAGATGAAGTACATCCATCGTATCATGGAAAACAGATGAAAATGCCACTGTATAAACTCAAACGAGTAAAGAGTTCAAACGGAGAGACGCAAGAGCGTCCAAGTATTAAAGTCACTGTAGAGTTTTTCGGCAAAAAATACAGAAGTGTGATCTCTTTGACCAATCGAGCAGACATGAAATATCCCATGCTCATTGGAAGACGTTTTTTAAGTAAACGATTTTTAGTGGATGTTTCACAAGATTATTTAACAAAAACATATAAAGGATAA
- a CDS encoding rod shape-determining protein produces MILNKIIGLFSKDIAMDLGTANIIVSVKDSGIVINEPTVLAIQEDRYGKSRVLAVGQEAKQMLGKTPAHIRAIRPVQDGVIADFEATEMMIKYFINKVHNRKSFLKPRVVICVPYGVTQVERNAVKDSAFNAGAREVILVEEPMAAAIGTGIPVGNPEGHIVVDIGAGTTEVAVTSLGGLVLCKATTSAGDKFDQAIINYVKQNYNLYIGEKTAEHIKIEIGAAVKLENELKIQVKGRDNSGLLSTIELGSEGVRSAIKEPLKDIINVIKNVLENMPPDLAADAVDNGVILTGGGSLIRGLDEYISSIIKLPVRVSKEPLLAVAYGTSEVINDNDLLKLIFNE; encoded by the coding sequence ATGATTTTGAATAAAATAATTGGTCTATTTTCAAAAGATATTGCAATGGATTTAGGAACAGCCAATATTATTGTGTCAGTAAAAGACAGTGGTATTGTCATCAATGAACCCACTGTCCTTGCAATACAAGAGGATCGATATGGTAAAAGCAGAGTCTTAGCAGTCGGTCAAGAAGCCAAACAGATGTTGGGTAAAACACCAGCTCATATCAGAGCGATACGACCGGTTCAAGATGGCGTGATTGCTGATTTTGAAGCCACAGAGATGATGATTAAATATTTCATCAACAAAGTACATAATCGAAAATCTTTTTTAAAACCACGTGTGGTCATTTGTGTACCCTATGGGGTTACACAAGTAGAGAGAAATGCGGTGAAAGATTCTGCATTTAATGCAGGAGCACGAGAAGTTATTTTAGTAGAAGAACCAATGGCTGCTGCTATTGGTACAGGTATTCCTGTAGGTAACCCCGAAGGACATATTGTGGTGGATATTGGTGCAGGTACCACCGAGGTTGCTGTGACATCATTGGGCGGATTGGTTTTGTGTAAAGCCACTACATCTGCTGGAGATAAGTTTGATCAAGCCATTATTAATTATGTCAAACAAAACTACAATCTCTATATTGGTGAAAAAACAGCTGAACATATTAAAATAGAGATTGGAGCGGCTGTTAAACTTGAAAATGAGCTCAAAATTCAAGTCAAAGGGAGAGATAATTCAGGTTTGCTTTCAACCATTGAGTTAGGAAGTGAAGGGGTTCGAAGTGCCATTAAAGAGCCTCTTAAAGACATCATCAATGTGATTAAAAATGTGTTAGAAAATATGCCTCCTGATTTGGCCGCTGATGCAGTGGATAATGGCGTTATTTTAACAGGGGGAGGCTCATTAATACGTGGATTAGATGAGTATATTTCAAGCATCATTAAACTTCCTGTACGAGTCTCTAAAGAGCCACTTTTAGCTGTTGCATATGGTACAAGTGAAGTGATTAATGATAACGATTTACTCAAATTGATTTTTAACGAATAA